A portion of the Glycine max cultivar Williams 82 chromosome 10, Glycine_max_v4.0, whole genome shotgun sequence genome contains these proteins:
- the LOC100794588 gene encoding UDP-glycosyltransferase 73C4: MIYYIVEIFVRVASYNAGSYASVKHKYCVMHLWRNFSKQWKDKELRGLVWKCAQSTTEAEFKLSLEKEKLEFNKWIANWVGDPDGTRFEDCLVGMRLLPLDTITTYQRTIVMFHESCNLFAFKLQFSRDTTQALPMETTPERNLHFVFIPLMLSGCMRPLVDMAKLMARRKVKVTIVTTARYAVQFKASIDREIQSGSSIQIQLVTFPNAEVGVPEGFENIQLPSIDLKEKLFTALSMLQPQLEELLKKLNPFPCCIIHDKHIFCVADIAVKLKVPRITYDRTNCFNLLCNHNLLTYKVYETVSSDSDEIIIPGLPHRIEMRKCRLPTVSKPYSPNSSQKMDVVRERIRGSEAEAYGIVVNSFEEFEAEYVEEYQRVTGHKVWCVGPLSLTNKDDWDKVGRVSKSPNASEIETNQYMKWLSSWPQSSVIYVGSFCPVEPKVLIEIGLGLEATKRPFIWDLKGIYRRDEMERWLSEERFEVRVKDKGILIRDNWLPQVSILSHRAVGAFFTHAGWISTLDAICAGVPLVILPVSAVEMFYNEKLLSQVAEIGVTMRTEIAIHCGGKDKYGECVREVKKDSVKEAIEKVMRKGGDHEKRREKAKKYADMAKKTIEEGGSSYHNMSMLIDDIVHAQSLNQS, from the exons ATACTATATCGTGGAAATTTTTGTCA GGGTTGCTTCCTACAATGCAGGAAGTTATGCCAGTGTGAAACACAAATATTGTGTTATGCACTTATGGAGGAATTTCTCAAAGCAGTGGAAAGACAAAGAGTTAAGAGGCCTAGTCTGGAAGTGTGCACAATCTACTACTGAAGCAGAATTTAAG TTAAGTCTGGAAAAGGAGAAACTTGAATTCAACAAGTGGATTGCAAACTGGGTTGGTGATCCTGATGGAACTAGATTTGAG GACTGCCTTGTAGGCATGCGATTGCTACCATTAGATACAATAACCACATACCAGAGAACTATAGTGATG TTCCATGAAAGTTGTAACTTATTTGCCTTCAAATTACAGTTTTCCCGTGACACAACACAAGCGCTTCCAATGGAGACAACACCAGAACGCAACCTTCACTTTGTGTTCATCCCCTTGATGTTGTCAGGTTGCATGCGTCCTTTGGTAGACATGGCCAAATTAATGGCACGACGCAAAGTAAAAGTTACCATAGTCACCACAGCCCGCTATGCAGTCCAATTCAAAGCCAGCATCGACAGAGAGATCCAATCTGGGTCATCAATCCAAATTCAACTAGTTACATTTCCCAATGCAGAGGTTGGAGTACCAGAGGGGTTTGAAAACATACAACTACCTTCTATAGATTTGAAGGAGAAACTTTTCACAGCTTTAAGCATGTTGCAGCCGCAACTAGAAGAGCTTCTTAAAAAGCTAAACCCCTTTCCATGTTGCATTATACATGACAAGCACATTTTTTGTGTTGCTGACATCGCAGTCAAGTTAAAAGTCCCAAGAATAACATATGATAGGACTAATTGTTTCAATCTCTTGTGCAATCACAACTTGCTAACTTATAAGGTCTATGAGACTGTCTCTTCAGATTCAGATGAAATTATTATCCCCGGATTACCCCATAGAATTGAAATGAGGAAATGTAGGTTGCCCACAGTATCCAAGCCTTACTCGCCTAACTCGAGCCAAAAGATGGATGTTGTACGTGAGAGAATAAGGGGATCTGAAGCAGAGGCATATGGGATAGTGGTGAATAGTTTTGAAGAGTTTGAAGCTGAATATGTTGAAGAGTATCAAAGGGTTACAGGGCATAAGGTATGGTGTGTTGGTCCTTTATCACTAACAAACAAGGATGATTGGGACAAAGTTGGGAGAGTTAGTAAAAGCCCAAATGCTAGTGAAATTGAAACCAACCAATATATGAAGTGGCTTAGTTCATGGCCACAAAGCTCAGTAATTTATGTTGGTAGCTTTTGTCCAGTAGAACCTAAGGTTTTGATAGAGATTGGTTTAGGATTGGAAGCAACAAAAAGACCATTCATTTGGGATCTCAAAGGAATATATAGGAGAGATGAAATGGAAAGGTGGTTGTCAGAAGAAAGATTTGAAGTGAGGGTCAAAGATAAAGGAATTTTGATTCGGGATAACTGGTTGCCACAAGTGTCGATATTGTCACATAGAGCAGTTGGAGCGTTCTTCACACACGCTGGATGGATATCCACATTGGATGCCATTTGTGCTGGTGTGCCTTTGGTGATATTACCTGTGTCTGCTGTTGAAATGTTTTACAATGAGAAGCTTCTTTCTCAAGTGGCTGAGATTGGTGTGACGATGAGAACTGAAATTGCTATTCACTGTGGAGGGAAAGATAAGTATGGAGAATGTGTTCGAGAGGTGAAAAAGGACAGTGTTAAAGAGGCCATAGAGAAAGTGATGCGTAAAGGTGGAGAtcatgaaaaaagaagagaaaaagctaAAAAGTACGCAGACATGGCAAAGAAAACCATAGAAGAAGGAGGTTCGTCTTACCATAATATGTCTATGTTGATTGATGACATAGTGCATGCCCAATCGCTGAATCAAAGTTAA
- the LOC100793507 gene encoding histone H4, protein MPGRGKGGKGLGKGGAKRHRKVLRNNIQGITKPAIRCLARRGGVKRISGLIYEETRGILKIFLENVIRDAVTYTEHARRKIVIAMDVVYALKRQGKTLYGFGG, encoded by the coding sequence ATGCCAGGAAGAGGAAAAGGAGGCAAGGGTTTGGGAAAGGGAGGAGCGAAGCGACACCGTAAGGTTCTGAGGAACAACATCCAAGGGATCACAAAACCTGCGATTCGGTGTCTCGCGAGGCGTGGCGGCGTTAAGCGAATCAGCGGCCTCATCTACGAGGAGACACGTGGCATCCTCAAGATATTCCTCGAAAACGTGATTCGTGATGCTGTAACCTACACCGAACACGCTCGCCGCAAGATTGTCATTGCTATGGACGTTGTTTACGCCCTCAAGAGACAGGGCAAAACCCTCTATGGTTTCGGTGGTTAG